A region from the Euzebyales bacterium genome encodes:
- a CDS encoding ribokinase, whose product MAVRAVVVGSLVMDLAFTVDVRPGPGDVVIASDFARFRGGKGYNHAVALARMGAEVCMIGAVGRDPYGDAFLAALEHENVDASRVVQLRGTPTAVAVPLITPDGAVGYVQYPGANRLLAAAHCADLPDCDVLLLQGEVSAATSCHAARIIRGRGGHVMLNPTPVEELTDSLLEVPTVIAMNQHDARRLLGVDADVDGLELARLLHTEGRAAVVTMGAGGAAWADDDGEGSARPPVVDASDTTGAGSSFNAALAISIAEDTSLEDAVRLANAAGAYSSTVIGAEPSLPTRAQAEALLVPASA is encoded by the coding sequence ATGGCCGTTCGGGCCGTCGTCGTGGGTTCGCTGGTGATGGACCTGGCCTTTACGGTCGATGTCCGCCCCGGACCCGGTGATGTTGTGATCGCGTCCGATTTCGCTCGGTTCCGTGGCGGCAAGGGCTACAACCACGCGGTGGCGCTGGCGCGGATGGGCGCCGAGGTGTGCATGATCGGCGCGGTGGGGCGCGACCCGTACGGCGACGCGTTCCTCGCAGCGCTCGAACACGAGAACGTCGACGCCAGCAGGGTGGTGCAGCTGCGTGGCACCCCTACCGCGGTCGCGGTGCCGCTGATCACGCCGGACGGTGCGGTCGGCTACGTGCAGTACCCGGGTGCGAACCGGCTGCTGGCCGCGGCGCACTGCGCCGACCTTCCCGACTGCGACGTCCTCCTGCTGCAGGGCGAGGTCAGCGCCGCGACGTCGTGCCATGCGGCGCGGATCATCCGTGGCCGCGGTGGTCACGTGATGCTCAACCCCACACCGGTCGAGGAGTTGACCGACTCGCTGCTCGAGGTGCCGACCGTCATCGCGATGAACCAGCACGACGCTCGGCGCCTGCTGGGTGTCGACGCCGACGTCGACGGCCTCGAGCTCGCGCGACTGCTCCACACCGAGGGTCGAGCGGCCGTGGTGACCATGGGCGCCGGGGGTGCCGCGTGGGCCGACGACGACGGCGAGGGCAGCGCCCGGCCGCCTGTCGTCGATGCGAGCGACACCACGGGGGCCGGTTCCAGCTTCAACGCGGCGCTCGCGATCTCCATCGCAGAGGACACCAGCCTCGAGGACGCGGTGCGGCTGGCCAACGCGGCCGGAGCGTACTCGTCGACGGTGATCGGTGCGGAGCCGAGCTTGCCGACGCGCGCCCAGGCCGAGGCGCTGCTGGTCCCGGCCTCGGCCTGA
- a CDS encoding FtsX-like permease family protein, giving the protein MFSLYVTVADGVDVGQARTAIEGVTDEYAALTAQDSTEYKEELAGRVDQILGLVSALLGLSILIALFGIINTLSLSVLERVRELGLLRAVGATRRQVRSIVRWESVLIAVLGAMFGITVGAVFGWMSVQALADQGVSTFAFPVGQIALAVLAAAVVGTLAAVMPARRAARVDVLRALAAI; this is encoded by the coding sequence GTGTTCAGCCTGTACGTGACGGTCGCCGACGGCGTCGACGTCGGCCAGGCCCGCACCGCCATCGAGGGCGTCACCGACGAGTACGCGGCATTGACCGCGCAGGACAGCACGGAGTACAAGGAGGAGCTCGCCGGCCGGGTCGACCAGATCCTCGGGTTGGTCTCCGCACTGCTCGGCCTGTCGATCCTGATCGCGCTGTTCGGCATCATCAACACGCTGAGCCTGAGCGTGCTCGAGCGGGTCCGCGAGCTGGGCCTGCTGCGGGCGGTCGGCGCCACGCGCCGCCAGGTCCGGTCGATCGTGCGGTGGGAGTCGGTGCTGATCGCAGTGCTCGGCGCGATGTTCGGCATCACCGTCGGCGCGGTGTTCGGCTGGATGTCGGTCCAGGCGCTGGCGGACCAGGGCGTGTCGACGTTCGCGTTTCCCGTCGGCCAGATCGCGCTGGCGGTGCTGGCCGCGGCCGTCGTCGGCACCCTGGCGGCGGTCATGCCGGCACGCCGCGCCGCCCGGGTCGACGTGCTGCGCGCACTCGCGGCGATCTGA
- a CDS encoding ABC transporter permease, with translation MIGLGLVTFALIFGASLRDSATATIDEQSVSDLQVRTTNVESFPAEVDDAVSALPEVASSADMRNGQIAVRGRVGIAAAIEPDELTTAFAFDTLDGSLDDFAQGGLVISDDAAERLDVGAGDTLPVTFATGGERGLPIRAVIDGGGLDVDYLIDEETMLANGPTTACSACT, from the coding sequence ATGATCGGCCTGGGGCTGGTCACGTTCGCCCTGATCTTCGGCGCGTCCCTGCGCGACTCGGCGACCGCGACGATCGACGAGCAGTCCGTGTCTGACCTGCAGGTGCGCACGACGAACGTCGAGAGCTTCCCCGCAGAGGTCGACGACGCGGTCAGCGCGCTGCCCGAGGTCGCGTCGTCCGCCGACATGCGCAACGGACAGATCGCCGTGCGCGGACGTGTCGGCATCGCCGCAGCGATCGAGCCCGACGAGCTGACGACGGCGTTCGCGTTCGACACGCTCGACGGCTCGTTGGACGACTTCGCGCAAGGTGGCCTGGTCATCAGCGACGACGCCGCGGAGCGGCTCGACGTCGGTGCCGGCGACACGCTGCCCGTCACCTTCGCGACCGGCGGCGAGCGGGGCCTGCCGATCCGCGCCGTCATAGACGGAGGCGGGCTCGACGTCGACTACCTCATCGACGAGGAGACCATGCTGGCCAACGGCCCGACGACGGCGTGTTCAGCCTGTACGTGA
- a CDS encoding ABC transporter permease — MLAADGARLDDVRDAVAAAAGADYELVTGDQLAGEAQEATDTILGFLGSALLVFAGVSLLVGAFLINNTFAIIVAQRSRELAVLRAVGASRAQVLGSVLLEALVVGTFASVVGVGTGVLVAMALQQLLVAFGIEIPAGDLVVAVRTIGIGLTVGIVVTLLSAVLPAVRALKVPPVAAMQAVAIGDQQGSGRLRTVLGVLLTAAGLGLLGAGLFGEAPFAVVLGGAVALLLGAALLAGFVARPLLRIVGWPLARLGIRGALAQENAIRSARRRRPRP, encoded by the coding sequence GTGCTCGCCGCCGACGGCGCGCGCCTCGACGACGTCCGGGACGCCGTGGCCGCTGCAGCCGGCGCCGACTACGAGCTCGTGACCGGCGACCAGCTCGCCGGCGAGGCCCAGGAGGCGACCGACACGATCCTTGGCTTCCTGGGCAGCGCGCTGCTCGTCTTCGCCGGCGTGTCGCTGCTCGTCGGAGCGTTCCTGATCAACAATACGTTCGCGATCATCGTCGCACAGCGCTCCCGCGAGCTTGCGGTGCTGCGTGCCGTCGGCGCCAGCCGTGCGCAGGTGCTGGGGTCGGTGCTGCTCGAGGCCCTCGTCGTCGGCACGTTCGCCTCAGTCGTCGGCGTCGGAACGGGCGTGCTGGTCGCCATGGCGCTACAGCAGCTGCTCGTGGCGTTCGGGATCGAGATCCCGGCCGGTGACCTCGTGGTCGCGGTACGGACGATCGGGATCGGCCTGACGGTCGGCATCGTGGTCACGCTGCTGTCGGCCGTGCTGCCGGCGGTCCGGGCGCTGAAGGTACCACCGGTCGCGGCCATGCAGGCGGTCGCGATCGGCGATCAGCAGGGCAGCGGCAGGCTCCGTACCGTCCTCGGCGTGCTGCTGACCGCCGCCGGCCTGGGCCTGCTGGGCGCCGGGCTGTTCGGCGAGGCGCCGTTCGCCGTCGTCCTCGGTGGTGCGGTCGCGCTGCTGCTCGGCGCCGCCCTGCTCGCCGGGTTCGTCGCGCGGCCGCTGCTGCGGATCGTCGGCTGGCCGCTGGCGCGCCTGGGCATCCGCGGCGCGCTCGCGCAGGAGAACGCCATCCGCAGCGCACGGCGTCGACGGCCTCGGCCCTGA
- a CDS encoding ABC transporter permease, whose amino-acid sequence MMWRATLSSLLAHKVRLTLTTLAIVVGVAFVTGTLIYTDTTRSTFDSVFGQVTGSVDFSVRGISQLDNAEGGDQFEVPRPGVPPDVADRAAAVDGVAAVERNVEGVIGLLGADGQPLGSGQGPPALGFNAPTVDDLSPTELRDGRYPTAADEVALDAATAAGNGYAVGDTVRIAVDGPSRSTRSSAPSASATVSTASPVRRSPCSTPTPRSSCSPTTAATPASTCSPPTARASTTSGTPWPLQPAPTTSS is encoded by the coding sequence ATGATGTGGCGTGCAACCCTTTCGAGCCTGCTCGCGCACAAGGTGCGACTGACCCTGACCACCCTGGCCATCGTGGTCGGTGTCGCGTTCGTCACCGGCACCCTGATCTACACCGACACGACCCGCTCGACGTTCGACTCGGTGTTCGGCCAGGTCACCGGCAGCGTGGACTTCAGCGTCCGCGGCATCTCACAGCTCGACAACGCGGAGGGCGGCGACCAGTTCGAGGTCCCTCGTCCCGGCGTGCCGCCGGACGTCGCCGACCGCGCCGCCGCCGTTGACGGTGTCGCCGCCGTCGAGCGCAACGTCGAGGGTGTCATCGGCCTGCTCGGCGCCGACGGCCAGCCGCTCGGCAGCGGCCAGGGCCCGCCGGCGCTCGGCTTCAACGCGCCCACGGTCGACGACCTGTCGCCGACCGAGCTGCGCGACGGCCGGTATCCGACGGCGGCCGACGAAGTCGCCCTCGACGCGGCGACAGCCGCCGGCAACGGCTACGCCGTCGGTGACACCGTCCGGATCGCCGTCGACGGTCCATCGAGGAGTACGAGGTCGTCGGCGCCTTCGGCTTCGGCGACGGTGTCGACAGCCTCGCCGGTGCGTCGGTCACCCTGTTCGACCCCGACACCGCGTTCGAGCTGCTCGCCGACGACGGCGGCTACGCCAGCGTCGACGTGCTCGCCGCCGACGGCGCGCGCCTCGACGACGTCCGGGACGCCGTGGCCGCTGCAGCCGGCGCCGACTACGAGCTCGTGA
- a CDS encoding ATP-binding cassette domain-containing protein, whose amino-acid sequence MSAAENIILPQRLGGRAPDRSWLDTVVRALGVGDRLTHRPAELSGGQQQRVAVGRALAGRPEIVFADEPTGNLDSTSGAELLGFMRRSVDEFDQTVVMVTHDSVAAGYADAVIFLVDGRVVDEMHAPTSDRVLDHMKRLGG is encoded by the coding sequence CGCGCGCCCGACCGGTCGTGGCTCGACACGGTGGTGCGCGCGCTCGGCGTCGGTGACCGGCTGACCCACCGCCCCGCCGAGCTGTCTGGCGGCCAGCAGCAGCGGGTCGCCGTCGGGCGGGCCCTGGCCGGACGTCCCGAGATCGTGTTCGCCGATGAGCCGACCGGCAACCTCGACTCGACCAGCGGTGCCGAGCTGCTGGGCTTCATGCGGCGCTCTGTCGACGAGTTCGACCAGACCGTCGTGATGGTCACCCACGATTCCGTGGCCGCCGGCTACGCCGACGCCGTGATCTTCCTGGTTGACGGCCGCGTCGTCGACGAGATGCACGCGCCCACCTCGGACCGGGTGCTCGACCACATGAAGCGCCTGGGGGGCTGA